From Kineosporia succinea, the proteins below share one genomic window:
- a CDS encoding ABC transporter ATP-binding protein produces the protein MLGIQGLSKSYGDVHALRDISFDVEAGTMVALVGRSGSGKTTLLNMVGGLDSPDTGTVLVDGTDVTGLNEAGRSRLRRDTVSYVFQTFGLVPVLTAAENVGIPLRMRRTPREEREQRVATLLDLVGLAGHAQQRPDELSGGQQQRVAIARALASSPRLLVADEPTGQLDAETGLSVMALLRGVVESEGVTALISTHDPVMMRLADRVVRISDGRVAAE, from the coding sequence ATGCTCGGGATCCAGGGCCTGTCCAAGAGTTACGGGGACGTGCACGCCCTGCGCGACATCTCCTTCGACGTCGAGGCCGGCACCATGGTCGCCCTCGTGGGCCGCTCCGGCTCCGGCAAGACCACCCTGCTGAACATGGTCGGCGGGCTCGATTCCCCCGACACCGGAACCGTTCTCGTCGACGGCACCGACGTCACCGGCCTGAACGAGGCGGGTCGCAGCCGGCTCCGTCGCGACACCGTCTCCTACGTCTTCCAGACCTTCGGCCTGGTGCCGGTGCTCACCGCGGCCGAGAACGTCGGTATCCCGCTGCGCATGCGCCGCACGCCGCGCGAGGAGCGCGAGCAGCGGGTGGCCACTCTGCTCGACCTGGTCGGGCTGGCCGGGCACGCCCAGCAGCGTCCCGACGAGCTCTCCGGCGGCCAGCAGCAGCGGGTCGCGATCGCCCGCGCGCTCGCGTCGTCACCGCGTCTGCTGGTGGCCGACGAGCCGACCGGGCAACTGGACGCCGAGACCGGGCTCTCGGTCATGGCTCTCCTGCGCGGGGTGGTCGAGTCGGAGGGCGTCACCGCCCTGATCTCCACCCACGACCCGGTGATGATGCGCCTGGCCGACCGGGTCGTGCGGATCTCCGACGGCCGGGTCGCGGCGGAGTGA
- the surE gene encoding 5'/3'-nucleotidase SurE, producing the protein MTRALITNDDGVSSEGIRTLTEAALAAGLEVTVAAPHQERSGASAMLSVLEDDGRLLTERTTVAGVPALGVHASPAMIVFVAVRGAFGDPPDIVLSGVNHGPNTGQAVLHSGTVGAGLTAVSQGLPAIAVSLIGGSPRWFETARTVTDRALSWFLEHRDTPYVLNVNVPDIPPGELRGIRPARLAAFGAVSAEIGEIGEGYVTATFQEIQDEPEPGTDVALLREGWATATALRPPITAEAVSLEGIQEPGRGPGHNPS; encoded by the coding sequence GTGACCCGCGCACTCATCACCAACGACGACGGGGTCTCGAGCGAGGGCATCCGTACCCTCACCGAGGCCGCGCTGGCCGCCGGGCTGGAGGTCACGGTCGCGGCGCCGCACCAGGAGCGCAGCGGCGCCAGCGCCATGCTCTCGGTGCTGGAGGACGACGGGCGTCTGCTCACCGAGCGCACCACCGTGGCCGGCGTGCCCGCCCTGGGCGTGCACGCGTCCCCCGCCATGATCGTGTTCGTAGCGGTACGGGGCGCTTTCGGCGATCCGCCGGACATCGTGCTCTCCGGCGTCAACCACGGGCCGAACACCGGCCAGGCCGTGCTGCACTCGGGCACGGTCGGGGCCGGGCTCACCGCGGTGTCGCAGGGCCTCCCGGCGATAGCGGTGTCGCTGATCGGCGGCAGCCCCCGCTGGTTCGAGACCGCCCGCACGGTGACCGACCGGGCACTGTCCTGGTTCCTCGAGCACCGGGACACCCCGTACGTGCTGAACGTGAACGTGCCCGACATCCCGCCCGGGGAGCTGCGCGGGATCCGGCCGGCCCGGCTCGCCGCCTTCGGGGCGGTGTCGGCCGAGATCGGGGAGATCGGCGAGGGCTACGTGACAGCGACGTTCCAGGAGATCCAGGACGAGCCGGAGCCCGGCACCGACGTCGCGCTGCTGCGCGAGGGGTGGGCCACGGCGACGGCCCTGCGCCCGCCGATCACGGCGGAAGCCGTCAGCCTGGAAGGAATCCAGGAGCCGGGCCGCGGTCCCGGCCACAACCCCTCGTGA
- a CDS encoding 1-phosphofructokinase family hexose kinase yields MSTAVVFTPSPLLTVTIEAQPDGTTELHVHGGGQGVWIARMMASLGCETRLAGPFGGESGEVLKPLIEREGIVPRPLDIADTNGAYVHDRREGERSVVATHNPPTLQRHDHDQLYDLTLVEGLSADVVVLGGPDGPDVIDPETYRRLAADLTSQNVPVVVDLSGDYLEAAVSGGVHLVKVSHEELLDDGRATSDDPEHLIEAARKLRDAGAANVVVSRAGDPALALLGDRAVKVLTPSFERADHRGAGDSMTAGLAVGLATGTSLEDALVLGSAAGTLNTTRHGLATGERELIEQLATRVRLEDL; encoded by the coding sequence ATGTCGACCGCGGTTGTCTTCACCCCTTCACCACTGCTCACGGTCACCATCGAGGCGCAGCCCGACGGCACCACCGAACTGCACGTGCACGGCGGCGGCCAGGGCGTCTGGATCGCCCGGATGATGGCGTCGCTCGGCTGTGAGACCCGGCTGGCCGGCCCGTTCGGCGGTGAGAGCGGCGAGGTGCTCAAGCCGTTGATCGAGCGCGAGGGCATCGTGCCGCGTCCGCTCGACATCGCCGACACCAACGGCGCCTACGTGCACGACCGGCGCGAGGGCGAGCGTTCGGTGGTGGCCACGCACAACCCGCCCACGCTGCAGCGGCACGACCACGACCAACTCTACGACCTCACGCTGGTCGAGGGGCTGAGCGCCGACGTGGTGGTGCTGGGCGGGCCGGACGGCCCCGACGTCATCGACCCGGAGACCTACCGGCGCCTGGCGGCCGACCTGACCTCGCAGAACGTGCCGGTGGTGGTCGATCTGTCCGGTGACTACCTGGAGGCCGCCGTCTCCGGTGGCGTCCACCTGGTCAAGGTGAGCCACGAGGAACTGCTCGACGACGGGCGGGCCACCTCCGACGACCCGGAGCACCTGATCGAGGCGGCCCGGAAACTGAGGGACGCGGGGGCGGCGAACGTCGTCGTCTCCCGGGCCGGCGACCCGGCTCTGGCGCTGCTCGGCGACCGCGCGGTGAAGGTGCTCACGCCGTCGTTCGAGCGCGCCGACCACCGCGGCGCGGGCGACTCGATGACGGCCGGCCTCGCGGTCGGCCTGGCCACCGGCACGAGCCTGGAGGACGCGCTGGTCCTGGGCTCCGCGGCGGGCACACTGAACACCACCCGGCACGGCCTGGCCACCGGGGAACGCGAACTGATCGAGCAGCTGGCCACCCGCGTGCGGCTGGAGGACCTGTGA
- a CDS encoding ABC transporter ATP-binding protein, translated as MAEAQIVCDSLVRIYQTGSVEVQALQGLDLTVETGEMIALVGASGSGKSTLLSLLAGIDAPTAGRAHVAGWDLLDMSARDRLRYRRRTVGYIRQQTAQNLVPYLTAAQVVDLPMTLARRPRKDRAQRVRTLLEAVGVGHCADRRPAQMSGGEQMRVSIAVALANEPAVLLADEPTGELDTQTSAQVFGVLRDVNKDLGVTIVVVTHDPDVSTQVERTVSIRDGRTSSEVLRRTSTAENGDDEVVHEEYAVMDRAGRVQVPKDYIEALRLTRRVRLALEGDHVSIRPDAQEPQP; from the coding sequence GTGGCCGAGGCGCAGATCGTCTGCGACAGCCTGGTGCGGATCTACCAGACCGGTTCGGTCGAGGTGCAGGCCCTGCAGGGACTCGACCTGACCGTGGAGACCGGCGAGATGATCGCGCTGGTCGGCGCGTCCGGCTCGGGCAAGTCCACCCTGCTCTCGCTGCTGGCCGGGATCGACGCCCCGACCGCGGGCCGCGCGCACGTCGCGGGCTGGGACCTGCTCGACATGTCCGCCCGCGACCGGCTGCGCTACCGCCGCCGCACCGTGGGCTACATCCGCCAGCAGACCGCCCAGAACCTGGTGCCCTACCTGACCGCCGCCCAGGTCGTCGACCTGCCGATGACCCTCGCCCGGCGTCCCCGCAAAGACCGCGCCCAGCGGGTGAGGACGCTGCTCGAGGCCGTCGGCGTGGGGCACTGCGCCGACCGGCGCCCGGCCCAGATGTCGGGCGGTGAGCAGATGCGCGTCTCGATCGCCGTGGCCCTGGCCAACGAGCCGGCCGTGCTGCTGGCCGACGAGCCCACCGGTGAGCTCGACACCCAGACCTCGGCCCAGGTGTTCGGTGTGCTGCGCGACGTGAACAAGGACCTGGGCGTCACGATCGTGGTGGTGACGCACGACCCGGACGTCAGTACGCAGGTCGAGCGCACGGTGTCGATCCGCGACGGCCGCACCTCGAGCGAGGTGTTGCGGCGGACCTCCACCGCGGAGAACGGGGACGACGAGGTCGTCCACGAGGAGTACGCGGTGATGGACCGCGCCGGGCGGGTGCAGGTGCCCAAGGACTACATCGAGGCGCTGCGCCTCACCCGGCGGGTGCGGCTCGCACTCGAGGGCGACCACGTGAGTATCCGGCCCGACGCGCAGGAGCCCCAGCCGTGA
- a CDS encoding methyl-accepting chemotaxis protein, with product MTVRATVFSSLAFVLTLTLVMAVLALTGLQRVVERKDRVIEHDTALVLDARSLMDLRDARAAANRGYLLSGLGKYLGEQYKLDEWLGAQLDELDDAVDTDHGRTLIGEIRSLQDNFIDLDQTPIRLKQAGAPTDEVVRAWQSIDAQRVRTTAAMDELYVYLQGLVHDREEAATRTAHQGVLQIVLAFVAILIGSSFVASLVVRQVRGQVMTAVRSVQSSTVGLRASARKQAEGASEQASSAAEIATTVREMLTESRRIADGAQDVVAAAGQTADAGRHGKDVVLATRSSMERIREHSGSVDAHMDDLTLKARQIAGVVEIVSELAELTNIVAINASIEAVGAGAGGSRFAALAEEIRTLADRVSGSTREIVELIESVASAVDDTRRVSREASDVVEAGASQVGAAVESFEEIVALVATTMESARQIQQSTSQQTVAVEQTDQAISAMASATREHQRTAGDTSATAEELATASYRLGTLVEASKGDG from the coding sequence ATGACGGTGCGCGCCACCGTGTTCAGCTCCCTGGCGTTCGTGCTGACGCTCACCCTGGTGATGGCGGTGCTGGCGCTGACCGGGCTGCAGCGCGTGGTCGAGCGCAAGGACCGGGTGATCGAGCACGACACCGCGCTCGTGCTCGACGCCCGCTCGCTGATGGACCTGCGCGACGCCCGCGCGGCCGCCAACCGTGGCTACCTGCTCTCCGGCCTGGGCAAGTACCTGGGCGAGCAGTACAAGCTGGACGAGTGGCTCGGCGCGCAGCTGGACGAGCTCGACGACGCCGTGGACACCGACCACGGGCGCACCCTCATCGGCGAGATCCGCAGCCTGCAGGACAACTTCATCGATCTCGACCAGACGCCGATCCGGCTGAAACAGGCCGGGGCCCCGACGGACGAGGTGGTGCGGGCCTGGCAGAGCATCGACGCCCAGCGGGTGCGCACGACCGCCGCGATGGACGAACTGTACGTCTACCTGCAGGGCCTCGTGCACGACCGGGAGGAGGCCGCGACCCGCACGGCGCACCAAGGGGTTCTGCAGATCGTCCTGGCGTTCGTCGCGATCCTCATCGGCTCCTCGTTCGTGGCGTCGCTGGTGGTGCGACAGGTGCGGGGGCAGGTGATGACGGCGGTGCGATCGGTGCAGTCGTCGACCGTCGGCCTGCGCGCGAGCGCCCGTAAACAGGCCGAGGGCGCTTCGGAACAGGCCAGTTCGGCGGCGGAGATCGCGACCACGGTGAGGGAGATGCTCACCGAGTCGCGGCGGATCGCGGACGGGGCCCAGGACGTGGTCGCGGCGGCCGGGCAGACGGCGGACGCGGGGAGGCACGGCAAGGACGTCGTGCTGGCCACGCGGTCGTCGATGGAACGCATCCGGGAGCACTCGGGCTCGGTCGACGCGCACATGGACGACCTGACCCTGAAGGCCCGGCAGATCGCCGGAGTGGTCGAGATCGTCTCGGAACTGGCCGAACTCACCAACATCGTGGCGATCAACGCGAGTATCGAGGCCGTCGGGGCGGGGGCCGGGGGTTCCCGGTTCGCGGCGCTGGCCGAGGAGATCCGGACCCTGGCCGACCGGGTCAGCGGCTCCACCCGGGAGATCGTGGAGCTCATCGAGTCGGTCGCGAGCGCCGTGGACGACACCCGCCGGGTCAGCCGCGAGGCCTCGGACGTGGTGGAGGCCGGTGCGTCGCAGGTCGGGGCCGCGGTGGAGAGCTTCGAGGAGATCGTGGCGCTGGTCGCGACGACGATGGAGTCGGCCCGGCAGATCCAGCAGTCGACCAGCCAGCAGACGGTGGCCGTGGAGCAGACCGACCAGGCGATCTCGGCGATGGCCTCGGCGACCCGCGAGCACCAGCGGACGGCCGGGGACACCTCGGCGACCGCGGAGGAGCTGGCGACCGCGTCGTACCGGCTGGGGACGCTGGTGGAGGCCTCGAAGGGCGACGGGTAG
- a CDS encoding FtsX-like permease family protein: protein MIHAPSVFGRARADRGPLLLTALVVFLAVLITAAVPPLLQERADRAVTDVVSAEGNDARLSAAVTFDPESPAYPRARIDDSAGIVDWYRENASMYLDSTLQPLFGPPVTIVSSPDLQVTGRTPGLNLRLVHGGTGSPAGPAVTWVEGRAPAADPSLGGARTGPEPWPVQVGLPEATAQRLGLGVGDVITAEDPKGAPIEAHVSGTYRATDASDPLWRFDPQLLAADVFTDTRGLTSTHFAALMSDDSLPDGRLATDPGYGLYITVGFAAEPGRITRANAPAAIDALVSLEAGTSGAEVDGPTISFSTGLDTVLQRLLAQITTTVALATVLLAALLVAVALALVLTADLLTRRRATVLTGLRRRGASLPGLGFELGVESLALTLVSGGAGLLAAQLLAGSVSVLWPLPMLLVGVLGGPLVAVVHAARATPRKGAPANRSARRTIAVTRQLRRLTLEVAIVAGAAAAYTALKQRGVTADDVLPALAPALVAVTGGVLLLRVFPGLTRLFLKLGNRFRGGLPLLAASRASATVARPLPVVLIVTSVALAVFTLSVRATAAQRVPTGQDSRPFPEALSVGLLDLALVTSVLLVLLAVLAVALGTLGSAPDRAETGARLRTLGMTTSDTRWIALGELLPVALVGGAVGWVLGRVLASQAVGLLSLRVLQDLPADPALVVPVATCLPVLVLPAVVVALVLVETSLRRRERLGQVLRA, encoded by the coding sequence ATGATCCACGCGCCGAGCGTGTTCGGCCGGGCCCGCGCCGACCGCGGCCCGCTGCTGCTGACGGCCCTGGTCGTCTTCCTCGCCGTGCTGATCACCGCGGCCGTGCCGCCGCTGCTGCAGGAGCGGGCCGACCGGGCCGTCACCGACGTGGTGAGCGCCGAGGGCAACGACGCGCGCCTCTCGGCGGCCGTGACCTTCGACCCGGAGAGCCCGGCCTACCCGCGGGCCCGCATCGACGACTCGGCCGGGATCGTCGACTGGTACCGCGAGAACGCCTCGATGTACCTGGATTCCACGCTGCAGCCGCTCTTCGGCCCGCCGGTGACGATCGTCTCCAGCCCTGATCTCCAGGTCACCGGCCGGACCCCCGGCCTCAACCTCCGGCTGGTGCACGGGGGCACCGGTTCGCCCGCCGGGCCGGCCGTGACCTGGGTCGAGGGCAGGGCTCCGGCGGCCGACCCGTCGCTGGGCGGCGCCCGCACCGGCCCGGAGCCCTGGCCGGTGCAGGTCGGCCTGCCCGAGGCGACCGCGCAGCGGCTGGGGCTCGGGGTCGGCGACGTCATCACCGCCGAGGATCCGAAGGGTGCCCCGATCGAGGCGCACGTCAGCGGCACCTACCGGGCCACCGACGCGTCCGACCCGCTCTGGCGGTTCGACCCGCAGCTGCTCGCGGCCGACGTGTTCACCGACACCCGGGGCCTCACCAGCACGCACTTCGCGGCGCTGATGTCCGACGACTCGCTGCCCGACGGGCGCCTGGCCACGGACCCGGGCTACGGCCTCTACATCACCGTCGGGTTCGCCGCCGAGCCCGGCCGGATCACCCGCGCCAACGCCCCGGCCGCCATCGATGCGCTGGTGTCGCTGGAGGCGGGCACCAGCGGGGCCGAGGTCGACGGCCCGACGATCTCGTTCAGCACCGGCCTCGACACCGTGCTGCAGCGCCTGCTGGCCCAGATCACCACCACCGTGGCGCTGGCCACGGTGCTGCTGGCGGCCCTGCTCGTCGCCGTGGCCCTCGCCCTGGTGCTGACGGCCGACCTGCTCACCCGGCGCCGGGCCACGGTGCTGACCGGCCTGCGGCGGCGCGGGGCCTCGTTGCCCGGGCTCGGGTTCGAGCTCGGCGTCGAGTCCCTCGCCCTCACCCTGGTGTCCGGCGGGGCCGGGCTGCTCGCGGCCCAGCTCCTGGCCGGCTCGGTCTCGGTGCTCTGGCCGCTGCCGATGCTGCTGGTCGGGGTGCTGGGCGGTCCGCTCGTCGCCGTCGTGCACGCGGCCCGGGCCACCCCGCGAAAGGGCGCACCCGCCAACCGTTCCGCGCGGCGCACGATCGCCGTCACCCGTCAGCTGCGCCGCCTCACGCTCGAGGTCGCGATCGTGGCCGGGGCCGCCGCCGCGTACACCGCCCTGAAGCAGCGGGGGGTGACGGCCGACGACGTGCTGCCCGCCCTCGCCCCGGCCCTGGTCGCGGTGACCGGGGGAGTGCTTCTGCTGCGCGTGTTCCCGGGCCTGACGCGGCTCTTCCTGAAGCTGGGCAACCGGTTCCGGGGCGGTCTGCCGCTGCTGGCCGCGAGCCGGGCCTCGGCGACGGTGGCCCGCCCGCTGCCGGTCGTGCTGATCGTGACCTCGGTGGCCCTGGCGGTGTTCACGCTCTCCGTGAGAGCGACCGCCGCGCAACGGGTCCCGACGGGCCAGGACAGCCGCCCGTTCCCGGAGGCGCTGTCCGTCGGCCTTCTCGACCTGGCCCTGGTCACGAGTGTGCTGCTGGTGCTGCTCGCGGTGCTGGCCGTCGCGCTCGGCACCCTCGGCAGCGCCCCCGACCGGGCCGAGACCGGCGCCCGGCTGCGCACTCTCGGCATGACCACGTCCGACACCCGGTGGATCGCCCTCGGTGAGCTGCTGCCCGTGGCCCTGGTCGGCGGTGCGGTGGGCTGGGTGCTCGGCCGGGTGCTGGCCTCGCAGGCGGTCGGCCTGCTCTCGCTGCGGGTTCTGCAGGACCTGCCCGCCGATCCGGCGCTGGTGGTCCCCGTGGCCACCTGCCTGCCCGTGCTGGTGCTGCCCGCGGTGGTGGTCGCGCTGGTGCTCGTCGAGACCTCACTGCGCCGCCGGGAGAGGCTGGGGCAGGTCCTGAGAGCCTGA